A window of Cryptomeria japonica chromosome 3, Sugi_1.0, whole genome shotgun sequence contains these coding sequences:
- the LOC131874462 gene encoding uncharacterized protein LOC131874462: MKLVLNESHIPYQAKALNPSMQSQGDWKETKSFYIGLEFSETSGDQKNRFYEPVALKRFFHSTMASQASSLQAMFDMSIMIKHRKSSYKCKEAMLNLIGLYFQVFLEHALVLQLRKRENKSMQL; the protein is encoded by the exons ATGAAACTTGTGTTGAATGAAAGTCATATTCCATATCAGGCTAAAGCGCTTAACCCATCCATGCAGTCACAAG GGGATTGGAAGGAAACCAAAAGCTTCTATATTGGTCTCGAATTTTCAGAAACGAGTGGCGACCAAAAAAACAGATTTTACGAACCAGTGGCCCTCAAACG CTTCTTCCATTCAACAATGGCTTCACAAGCATCTTCATTACAGGCTATGTTCGACATGAGTATAATGATAAAGCATCGAAAGTCCTCGTACAAATGCAAAGAGGCAATGTTAAACTTAATCGGTTTATATTTTCAAGTGTTCTTGGAGCATGCGTTGGTGTTGCAACTGCGGAAGAGGGAAAATAAATCCATGCAATTATAA